From Streptomyces sp. SAI-135:
GGCCCCGCTGGTCGTGCAGTTGCCCATCGGCAGCGAGGACGACTTCAGCGGCGTCGTCGACCTGGTCCGGATGCGGGCGCTGACCTGGACGGACGGTGGCACGGCCGCGGAAGGGCCGGTGCCGGACGACCTGCGTGAGGAGGCGCTCGGGCGCCGCCGCACACTCGAGGAGGCCGTCGCCGAACGGCACCCGGCGGCCCTGGAGGAGTTCTGCGACCGGGAGACCCTCTCCGACGGCACCCTCACCGCCGCCCTGCGGGACCTCACCCGCAGCGGCGACGGCGTGGTCGTCCTGTGCGGCTCGGCCTACCGCAACCGGGGTGTCGAACCGTTGCTGGACGCCGTCGTGGCGTATCTGCCGTCACCGCTCGACGTGCCCGCCGTCCGCGGGGAGCACGGCGAGGAACGGCCCTGCGACCCGGCGGCGCCCTTCGCGGCGCTGGCGTTCAAGGTGAACGCCGGCCCGACGGGACGGCTGACCTACCTGCGCGTGTACTCGGGCACGATCGAGAAGGGAGCCACCGTGTGGGACGCGGGCGCGCGCCGCGGCGAGCGCGTCGGACGGATCCTGCGGGTGCAGGCCGACCGGCACGCCCCGCTGGACCGGGCGGTCGCCGGCGACATCGTCGCCGTCGTCGGGCTGAGGTCGGCCCGTGCCGGCTCGACATTGTGCGCGCCGGACGCCCCGCTCGTGCTCGAACCGCCGAGCGTGGCCGAACCGGTGGTGTCCGTGGCGGTCGAGCCCCAACGGTCCGTCGACACCGACCGGTTGGCGTCCGCGCTGGCCCGGCTCGCCGAGGAGGACCCCTCGCTCGTGGTCCGCACGGACGCCGAGACCGGTCAGACCCTGCTGTCCGGCATGGGAGAACTGCATCTGGAGGTGGCGGTGGAGAAGGTGCGGCGTGAGCACGGCCTGGCCCTCACCCTCGGCAGGCCGGGAGTCAGCCACCGGGAGACGGTCGGGCGCGGGGTGTCCGGTCTCGTCTTCCGGCACGTCAAACAGGACGGCGGGGCGGGGCAGTTCGCCCATGTCGTGCTCGACGTCGAACCGGCGGAGGCGGGCTTCGAGTTCCGCTCCACGGTCGTGGGCGGGCGCGTGCCGCAGGAGTACGTCCGCGCGGTCGAGGCCGGCTGCCGGGACGCCCTGGCCGAAGGGCCGCTCGGCGGGCACCCGGTGACGGGGCTGCGCGTCACGCTCACCGACGGGGCGACCCATGTGAAGGACTCCTCGGACACGGCCTTCCGCACCGCGGGCCGGTTCGGCCTCCGTCAGGCGCTGCGCGCCTGCGCGATGGTCCTCCTGGAACCGGTCGCCGAGGTCACGGTCACCGTGCCGGAGGACGCCGTCGGCGCGGTGCTCGGCGATCTCGCCGCGCGCCGTGGCCGGGTCTCGGGCTCGGCCGTGCGGGGCGGCTCGGTCGCGGTCACGGCGACCGTGCCGCTGGCCGAACTCTTCGGCTACGCCACGCGGTTGCGCAGCCGGACCCAGGGCCGCGGAACCTTCACGGCCCGGCCGACGGGATACGCGCCGGCCCCGGCGGTGACGTCGGCACCATGACGTCGGCACGCTGATGCCGGCACGGTGACGTGACGTCCGGGACGGAAGTCCCGGGTACGAGGAAGAGGGGCCGGGCGGTCGCACCGCCCGGCCCCTCGCCCTGCGCACGAGGGTCCGCTCAGCAGTCCCTGAACTCCGGCGACTGGTTGAGCACCTGCGACCGCACCGACGTGAAGCGCGCGTACGTCTCACCGTCCACCGACTCCGGGCGGAAGGCCGCCACCCGGTGGCAGTTCTGGAAGGCGAGGGCCACGCCGAAGTGGCGCTCCAGGCTGCCCCGGATGGCGTCGCTGGCGAGGGCGCGCAGCAGCTGGCCGCGCTCCTTCTCCGACGGGGGAGGGGTCTGGTTGTCGGAGAACTCGGCGGCGCCGACCTTCAGTTCACCGGCCAGGGAGGCGATCAGGTCGTAGGCGTAGGGGAGGGACGTGCGGACCGTGGCCACGAAGTCCTCCTCGCGGATGTCGCCCTGTTCGGCTTCGGCGAGGAGCTTCGGGGATACGTCGAGGGACATGTGCTGCGGTTCCTGTCTGTCAGGGGAGGCGGAGGGTCAGGCGAGGGAGGCGGGGCCCGGTACGAAGTCCGGGTCCACCTGGGAGGTCAGATCGAGGCCGGTCGCCTCGTTCGCCCAGGAGCGGGCGTTGCGCAGGTGGAACTCGACCGCGTGGCGGTGGAGGGCGGGCCAGTCGCGGGGATGGGCGTCGACCGTCTCGCGCAGGAGCGACAGGGCGTGCCGGTTGTGGGGCTCCAGCGCGTCCAGGCCGCCCTCGGCGCGGCCCTGTTCGGCGGCGCGCACCCAGGGGGAGTGGACCAGATGGGTCAGCAGGTCGTCGCCCACGTGCTCCTTGAGGAAGAGCAGGTCGTCCTCGCCGGTCACCTTGTTGCCGATCACGGCGATGCGGATCCCGAACTCCCGGGCGTGGTCCCGGTACTGGCGGTAGACCGAGACGCCCTTGCGGGTGGGTTCGGCCACCAGGAAGGTCAGGTCGAAGCGGGTGAACAGGCCCGAGGCGAACGCGTCGGCGCCCGCGGTCATGTCGACGACGACGTACTCGCCGGGGCCGTCCACCAGGTGGTTGAGGTACAACTCCACCCCGCCCAGCTTGGAGTGGTAGCAGGCCACGCCGAGGTCGCTCTCGTCGAACTCGCCCGTCACCATCAGCGGGACGTCCCCCACCCGGCGGACGTGTCTGGCGTGCAGTTCGTCGTCGCCCAGCAGGCGCAGCAGACGTGAACCCCGGCCCGGCGGCGTGGTCTTGATCATCGCCTCGGGGGAGGCGATGCGCGGGTTGCTGCCCCGCAGGAAGTCCTTGATGGCGGGCACGTGCGCACCCAGCGCGGGGGCGTCCAGGTCGTCCCCCTCGTGGCCCAGTGCCTCGGCGAGGTGCTGGTTGATGTCGCCGTCCACGGCCAGCACCGGTGCGCCGGAACGGGCCAGGTGGCGGGAGAAGAGCGCGGACAGGGTGGTCTTGCCGCTGCCGCCCTTCCCGACGAAGGCGATGCGCACTACCGCTCCATCTTTTTGAAAATGGATGTCATGTCGGTAGGTTCTATGGCGTGCCGTGGATCACTGTCAAGTCGCCCCCGCGATCAAGGTCCGAGGCTTAATGCATATGATGTGCAAGTGCGTGACTACAGCATCAGGGCAGCCGGCCCGGACGACCTCGAAGGTGCGCGAGCCGTGATGCTCGACACCGTCTACCGCGACTTCAGAACCGGGTACGTGCCGCGCTGGCACGCCGACATCATCGATCCGGCCGCCGCCTATCTCGCCCCGGCCCGCCACACCCTCCTCGTCGCCCTCGACCCCGCGGACCAGGCCGTCGTGGCCACCGGCGCCCTCGACTCGCGCGGCCCCGCCCACCCGCCGAACCCGCGCGAGCTGGCCGAGCGCTACCCCTGCGGCAGCACGGCCCAGCTGCGCCGGATCTACGTACGCCCCGAGCACCGCAGGCGCGGCCTCGCCCGCCGCCTGGTCGGCGAACTGCTCGCCTTCGCGGCCGCCGACGGCGGCTACCGCTCGGTGTATCTGCACACCGACCCGGCGGTCCCGGGCGCCGAACCCTTCTGGCGCTCGATCGGCAAGGTCGTGCACGACGAGCGCGAGACCACGGGCGGCGCGAGCAACGTCGTTCACTTCGAGATACCGATGGGGCGGTGACCGCGATGCGCCGCCGTCACACCCTCGGCTCCCTCCTGCTCGCCCCGCTGCTCACCGCCTGCTTCGCCTCCCAGGGCGGCGACCCCGGCGGAGACGCCGGTGGCGGGTCCCGCCTCCGCGTCGCCCTCGCCTTCCCGCCCGCCGAGAGCCTCTCGCCGTACGGCGACGACGCCACCCTCCTCAGCCGCCTCGGCGTCACCGAAGGGCTGACGGCCCTCGACGCCAACGGCGCCGCCACTCCCGCGCTCGCCGCGTCCTGGCGCCGCGAGAACGACCGCACCTGGCTGTTCACGGTGCGCGAGGCCACCTTCCAGGACGGCTCCGAGGTGACCCCGGCCGCGGTCGCCGCCGCCCTCACCCACGCCGGCGAGGCCAGGCCCGCCCCGGCCGCCCTGACGGGCGTCACCCTGACGGCGAAGGCGGCGGGCGACGCCGTACGCATCACCACCAGGACCCCCGACCCCGTCCTGCCGCTCCGGCTCTCCAGCCCGAGCCTCGCCGTGTTCGCCGCGAAGGCCTACGGCGCGGACGGCCGCGTCGACCCGGTCGGCACCGCCTCCGGCCCCTTCGAGCTGACCCGGGTCACCGGCTCCGCCTCCGCCACCCTCGACCGCTTCGACGACTACTGGGGCGGCCGCGCCCACGCCCCCGGCGTCGACGCCCGCTTCATCGCCGACGGCACCGCCCGCGCCAACGCCCTGCGCACCGGCCAGGTCGACATCGCCGAGGCGATCCCCGTCGCCCAGGCCGCCACCCTCGATGAGGCCACCCTGCGGGAGACCGCCACCACCCGCACCACCGGCCTCCAGCTCAACACCGCGTCCGGACCTTTCAAGGACCCGGGGCTGCGCGCCGCGGCCCGCGAGGCCGTCGACACCTCCGCCGTCGTCCAGGGCGTCTTCGAGGGGTACGCCGATCCCGGCGACGGCCTCTACGGACCGGCCGTGACCTGGGCCGAGGGCAAGCGGACACGGCCCACCGGACGCGCCGCCGCCGCCGATCCGCACGGCACCTCCGTCACCCTCGCCACCTACGACAACCGGCCCGAACTCCCCGAGGTCGCCCAGGTCCTCCAACAACAGCTCCAGAAAGCCGGGTTCGAGGTCACCCTGGTGGTGCGTGCGTACACACGACTCGAAAGCGACGTGCTCGCGGGGAAGTTCGACGCGTTCCTCGGCGCCCGCAACAGCCTCGTCGACACCGGCGACCCCGTCGGCGTCCTCGCCGGCGACTACACCTGCGACGGCAGTTACAACCTGGCCCGGCTGTGCGACCGCACGGTCGACCGAGCGGTCGCCGAGGCAGGCGCCGTGGCCGGCACCGGCGAGCGGCAGGACGCGGCCCTGCGTGCCGAGGCCGCCGTCCTCGGCACCGACGCGGTGATCCCGCTGGCCCACCAGAGGATCATCACCGGTGTCGCCACCGACGTCAGGGGCGTGCTCCTCGACCCGTACGAACGGACCCTCCTCGGCCCCGGAACGCGACGCTGACCCATGGCGTACCGAGTGGCCACCCTGCTGTGGCGCGTGCTGCTCGCGGCCGCCCTGGTCTGCGGCATCGGCCTGCTGCCGTGGCTGGCGCGCACCGACCCGGCGCTCACCGTGCTCAGGGCGCGTTCCGCGGACCGGGACCCGACACCGCGCGCACTGGCCGACATCCGGGCCCAACTGGGCCTGGACCAGGGCCCCTTGCACCTCCTCGGGCAATGGTTCGGCGGCCTGCCCCGCGGCGACGCGGGCCGGTCCTGGCTGAACGGCACACAGGTCGCCCCGACCGTCCTCCAGGCACTCGGGGTGTCCCTGCTGCTGATGACGGCGGCGCTCGTGGTGGCCGCCGCCACCGCGGCCCTGGTGTGCGCCCGCACCCTGCGGCTCGGCGCGCAC
This genomic window contains:
- the fusA gene encoding elongation factor G produces the protein MRTTTHTNPLAVVRNLGILAHVDAGKTTVTERILFATGTTHKRGEVHDGTTVTDFDPQERDRGITIFAAAVSCAWDGHRLNLIDTPGHVDFADEVERSLRVLDGAVAVFDAVAGVEPQSESVWRQADRHGVPRIAFVNKLDRAGADLDAAVESIRRRLHPAPLVVQLPIGSEDDFSGVVDLVRMRALTWTDGGTAAEGPVPDDLREEALGRRRTLEEAVAERHPAALEEFCDRETLSDGTLTAALRDLTRSGDGVVVLCGSAYRNRGVEPLLDAVVAYLPSPLDVPAVRGEHGEERPCDPAAPFAALAFKVNAGPTGRLTYLRVYSGTIEKGATVWDAGARRGERVGRILRVQADRHAPLDRAVAGDIVAVVGLRSARAGSTLCAPDAPLVLEPPSVAEPVVSVAVEPQRSVDTDRLASALARLAEEDPSLVVRTDAETGQTLLSGMGELHLEVAVEKVRREHGLALTLGRPGVSHRETVGRGVSGLVFRHVKQDGGAGQFAHVVLDVEPAEAGFEFRSTVVGGRVPQEYVRAVEAGCRDALAEGPLGGHPVTGLRVTLTDGATHVKDSSDTAFRTAGRFGLRQALRACAMVLLEPVAEVTVTVPEDAVGAVLGDLAARRGRVSGSAVRGGSVAVTATVPLAELFGYATRLRSRTQGRGTFTARPTGYAPAPAVTSAP
- a CDS encoding SCO5389 family protein, with protein sequence MSLDVSPKLLAEAEQGDIREEDFVATVRTSLPYAYDLIASLAGELKVGAAEFSDNQTPPPSEKERGQLLRALASDAIRGSLERHFGVALAFQNCHRVAAFRPESVDGETYARFTSVRSQVLNQSPEFRDC
- a CDS encoding ATP-binding protein, translating into MRIAFVGKGGSGKTTLSALFSRHLARSGAPVLAVDGDINQHLAEALGHEGDDLDAPALGAHVPAIKDFLRGSNPRIASPEAMIKTTPPGRGSRLLRLLGDDELHARHVRRVGDVPLMVTGEFDESDLGVACYHSKLGGVELYLNHLVDGPGEYVVVDMTAGADAFASGLFTRFDLTFLVAEPTRKGVSVYRQYRDHAREFGIRIAVIGNKVTGEDDLLFLKEHVGDDLLTHLVHSPWVRAAEQGRAEGGLDALEPHNRHALSLLRETVDAHPRDWPALHRHAVEFHLRNARSWANEATGLDLTSQVDPDFVPGPASLA
- a CDS encoding GNAT family N-acetyltransferase; the encoded protein is MRDYSIRAAGPDDLEGARAVMLDTVYRDFRTGYVPRWHADIIDPAAAYLAPARHTLLVALDPADQAVVATGALDSRGPAHPPNPRELAERYPCGSTAQLRRIYVRPEHRRRGLARRLVGELLAFAAADGGYRSVYLHTDPAVPGAEPFWRSIGKVVHDERETTGGASNVVHFEIPMGR
- a CDS encoding ABC transporter substrate-binding protein, yielding MRRRHTLGSLLLAPLLTACFASQGGDPGGDAGGGSRLRVALAFPPAESLSPYGDDATLLSRLGVTEGLTALDANGAATPALAASWRRENDRTWLFTVREATFQDGSEVTPAAVAAALTHAGEARPAPAALTGVTLTAKAAGDAVRITTRTPDPVLPLRLSSPSLAVFAAKAYGADGRVDPVGTASGPFELTRVTGSASATLDRFDDYWGGRAHAPGVDARFIADGTARANALRTGQVDIAEAIPVAQAATLDEATLRETATTRTTGLQLNTASGPFKDPGLRAAAREAVDTSAVVQGVFEGYADPGDGLYGPAVTWAEGKRTRPTGRAAAADPHGTSVTLATYDNRPELPEVAQVLQQQLQKAGFEVTLVVRAYTRLESDVLAGKFDAFLGARNSLVDTGDPVGVLAGDYTCDGSYNLARLCDRTVDRAVAEAGAVAGTGERQDAALRAEAAVLGTDAVIPLAHQRIITGVATDVRGVLLDPYERTLLGPGTRR